One Spinacia oleracea cultivar Varoflay chromosome 4, BTI_SOV_V1, whole genome shotgun sequence DNA segment encodes these proteins:
- the LOC110800854 gene encoding uncharacterized protein, giving the protein MVKAYKQEHVYQHPWERVTAASWRKFADPENTNTLSHILEVDTLNRKLEPESGKLYTTRAITIHAPGPWFVRKMVGQDICHCVESTVVDGQTRSMQLTTRNVSLQKYVEVEEKIRYDPHPDNPSAWTLCRQETSIRIKPLSALASMAEKVEQRCVDKFLQNSAKGREVMERICKYLEAESSGISI; this is encoded by the coding sequence ATGGTGAAGGCCTACAAACAAGAGCATGTTTACCAGCATCCATGGGAGAGAGTGACAGCTGCATCTTGGCGCAAATTTGCTGATCCAGAAAACACAAACACTCTCTCTCACATCCTTGAAGTTGACACCTTGAACAGGAAGCTAGAACCCGAATCCGGGAAGCTGTACACCACTAGGGCAATCACGATCCACGCTCCAGGACCATGGTTTGTTCGAAAGATGGTTGGTCAAGACATCTGTCATTGTGTCGAATCTACAGTCGTTGATGGTCAAACACGGTCAATGCAACTTACTACTCGGAATGTTAGTCTGCAAAAGTATGTTGAAGTCGAGGAGAAAATACGGTATGATCCACACCCGGATAATCCTTCTGCATGGACTCTTTGCAGACAAGAGACTAGCATCAGGATCAAGCCTTTGTCAGCCCTTGCTTCGATGGCGGAGAAGGTGGAACAACGATGTGTTGATAAGTTCTTGCAGAACAGTGCCAAAGGCAGAGAGGTTATGGAGAGAATCTGTAAGTATCTTGAAGCTGAATCTAGTGGAATTTCCATCTGA
- the LOC110801836 gene encoding zinc finger A20 and AN1 domain-containing stress-associated protein 8, with translation MDHDETGCQAAPEGPILCINNCGFFGSVATMNMCSKCYKDAVLKQEQAKLAASSIENIVNGNGGSSSSSCNNNNNNKEPIVVETSVDLQQQQVKPIELKVISSPNKAQVVAPPESVVEESGDNTTKPKQGPSRCTSCKKRVGLTGFNCRCGNLFCATHRYSDKHECPFDYRTAARDAIAKANPVIKAEKLDKI, from the coding sequence ATGGATCATGACGAGACTGGATGCCAAGCTGCTCCCGAAGGTCCAATCTTGTGCATCAATAACTGTGGATTCTTCGGGAGTGTTGCCACAATGAACATGTGCTCGAAATGCTACAAAGATGCGGTTCTCAAACAAGAGCAAGCTAAACTCGCCGCATCATCAATTGAAAACATAGTGAACGGTAACGGTGGTTCATCATCATCAAgctgcaacaacaacaacaacaacaaggaaCCAATTGTTGTTGAAACATCAGTGGATTTACAGCAACAGCAAGTCAAACCAATAGAACTGAAAGTTATATCAAGCCCAAACAAGGCCCAAGTCGTTGCACCACCCGAGTCGGTGGTGGAGGAGAGTGGAGATAACACCACCAAGCCCAAACAAGGCCCGAGTCGTTGCACCAGTTGCAAGAAACGGGTAGGGTTGACGGGTTTCAATTGCCGGTGCGGTAACCTTTTCTGTGCCACACATCGGTACTCGGACAAACACGAGTGCCCCTTTGACTACCGCACCGCAGCTCGTGATGCCATAGCGAAAGCTAACCCGGTTATCAAGGCTGAAAAACTCGATAAAATCTAA
- the LOC110800865 gene encoding 60S ribosomal protein L27-3: MVKFLKPGKAVIVLQGRYAGRKAVIVRNFDEGNRERQYGHCLVAGINKYPKKVIRKDSAKKQAKKSRVKCFVKVVNYNHIMPTRYTLDVDLKDVVTTDVLTSRDKKVTAAKEAKARFEERFKTGKNRWFFSKLRF; encoded by the coding sequence atgGTGAAGTTTCTGAAACCAGGGAAGGCGGTGATCGTCCTACAAGGGCGTTACGCAGGGCGGAAGGCGGTGATCGTCCGCAACTTCGACGAAGGAAACCGTGAACGACAATACGGACACTGCCTTGTCGCCGGAATCAACAAGTACCCCAAGAAGGTGATCCGAAAAGACTCAGCCAAGAAGCAGGCGAAGAAATCGAGAGTCAAATGCTTCGTCAAGGTCGTCAATTACAACCACATCATGCCCACTCGTTACACTCTTGATGTTGATCTCAAGGATGTCGTCACCACTGACGTATTGACATCGAGGGACAAGAAGGTTACTGCTGCTAAGGAGGCCAAGGCTAGGTTCGAGGAGAGGTTCAAGACTGGTAAAAACCGTTGGTTCTTCTCTAAACTCAGGTTTTGA
- the LOC110800872 gene encoding AP2-like ethylene-responsive transcription factor PLT2, producing MNSNNWLSFPLSPTHPSLQTNDSQTHQQFSLGLVSDHIDNPFGQAQEWNLLNPHGENEAPKIADFLGVGKSESHHDSPDLSSFSESDYLFSGNNGLLTVAGANDSSGSPFDQYNNQENSNSCLQSLTLSMGSSGQQQPPLTTVNNGETSGDNNNSSSTDGGAALSAAVVTTAITPVVEATPRRSLDTFGQRTSIYRGVTRHRWTGRYEAHLWDNSCRREGQSRKGRQVYLGGYDKEDKAARSYDLAAIKYWGTSTTTNFPISNYEKEIEDMKPMTRQEFVAAIRRKSSGFSRGASIYRGVTRHHQHGRWQARIGRVAGNKDLYLGTFSTEEEAAEAYDIAAIKFRGLNAVTNFDMSRYDVKAILESNTLPIGGGAAKRLKEAQALESSRKREEMLALSNSTYPYGAASSSGSTRYGAHPNTYPLLPYHHQQDTQPQPLLTLHNNLGSQESYTHQEAQFLQLYQQSSYSNPSSMYHSYQLQTNPNLLHGFMGMGSDSSGCVIDGTNNNNGSSSGGSYSGGGGGCGGGGGYLGSGVGINGMGSASSTSNVVGPDETDHQPLAMVKVDYDMHPSGGGGGGDGGSYAGWSTETVQGPNNGVFAMWND from the exons ATGAATTCAAACAATTGGCTTTCTTTCCCTCTATCTCCAACACATCCTTCACTTCAAACCAATGATTCACAAACTCATCAACAATTCTCTTTGGGTCTTGTTTCGGACCACATTGACAACCCCTTTGGCCAAGCTCAAG aatggaaCTTGCTTAACCCTCATGGAGAAAACGAGGCCCCAAAAATAGCAGATTTCTTAGGGGTAGGCAAATCGGAGAGCCACCATGACTCACCGGATCTTTCATCATTCAGCGAATCGGATTACCTTTTTTCCGGCAACAACGGCCTACTCACGGTGGCCGGAGCTAATGATAGTAGTGGTAGTCCATTTGATCAGTATAATAACCAAGAAAACTCAAACAGCTGCTTGCAATCTTTAACGTTGTCTATGGGAAGTAGTGGCCAACAACAGCCGCCGCTTACGACGGTTAATAACGGCGAAACGAGTggtgataataataatagtagtagTACTGATGGTGGCGCCGCCTTGAGTGCTGCCGTGGTCACCACCGCGATTACTCCTGTTGTGGAGGCTACACCTAGGAGGAGTTTGGATACTTTTGGGCAAAGGACTTCTATTTATAGAGGTGTTACCAG GCATAGGTGGACAGGACGATATGAAGCTCATCTATGGGATAATAGTTGTAGAAGGGAAGGACAATCAAGAAAGGGTCGTCAAG TTTATCTTG GAGGGTACGATAAGGAAGACAAGGCTGCGAGGTCTTATGATTTAGCTGCAATCAAGTATTGGGGAACTTCTACTACCACAAATTTTCCA ATAAGCAACTATGAGAAAGAAATAGAAGACATGAAACCCATGACTAGACAAGAATTTGTAGCAGCTATTCGAAG GAAGAGTAGTGGATTTTCTAGAGGTGCATCCATTTACCGTGGTGTAACAAGACACCATCAACATGGGAGATGGCAAGCAAGAATTGGAAGGGTGGCAGGGAACAAAGATCTCTACTTGGGAACATTTA GCACAGAAGAGGAGGCGGCGGAAGCTTACGACATAGCGGCGATCAAGTTTAGAGGCCTAAACGCGGTGACAAACTTCGACATGAGCCGGTACGACGTCAAGGCCATCCTAGAGAGCAACACTCTTCCTATAGGAGGCGGCGCGGCCAAGCGGCTTAAGGAAGCTCAAGCTCTAGAATCTTCTAGAAAGAGGGAGGAAATGCTTGCCCTAAGCAATAGTACTTACCCATATGGGGCAGCTAGTAGCTCGGGCTCGACCCGGTACGGGGCCCACCCGAATACTTACCCTTTACTACCTTACCACCACCAACAAGATACCCAACCACAACCGTTGCTAACCCTACACAACAACCTTGGTAGTCAAGAAAGCTACACACATCAAGAGGCACAGTTTCTTCAGTTGTACCAACAGTCAAGTTACTCAAACCCTAGTAGTATGTACCATAGTTACCAACTACAAACTAACCCTAATTTGCTCCATGGGTTTATGGGCATGGGTTCGGACTCTAGTGGTTGTGTGATTGATGGTACTAATAACAACAATGGGAGTTCAAGTGGTGGGAGCtatagtggtggtggtggtggttgtggtggtggtggagggtatCTTGGAAGTGGGGTCGGGATTAACGGTATGGGGTCCGCCTCGTCTACGAGCAATGTCGTGGGGCCCGATGAGACGGATCATCAGCCGCTAGCGATGGTGAAGGTGGACTATGATATGCACCCttccggtggtggtggtggtggtgatggtggaaGTTATGCAGGGTGGTCGACCGAGACGGTTCAAGGACCGAATAACGGGGTATTTGCGATGTGGAATGACTGA